Proteins found in one Arthrobacter pascens genomic segment:
- a CDS encoding substrate-binding periplasmic protein, with the protein MKTKAMKWLTSVPVAIAMAVALAACGGTAGQPSGDPTDALAGSDQQTLDKYTTADVTPLDQIDKSKLGLNTEGKLEVGTLSDAPPNIFIDPSGKFTGYDNELLRAIAAKLGLEVEFVATDFSALLSQVQNKQFDVGSSSISTTDKRRENVGFTNGYDFGFMAVVAKTDSDVKGFDSLDDSLRIGVVQGTVQDDFVTNTLKLEPIRFPDYNTVYANVRNGQVDAWVAPSQQATGQVKEGDGTVIAESVVNTQNFTAYAVNKDNKALIDALNSGLDAVIADGTWSKLTKEWYPDREMPSDWKPGSKAVTVPQS; encoded by the coding sequence ATGAAAACCAAAGCCATGAAATGGCTGACCAGCGTTCCTGTGGCGATTGCGATGGCTGTCGCCCTGGCCGCCTGCGGAGGAACAGCGGGGCAGCCCAGCGGAGACCCCACCGATGCCCTCGCCGGCAGCGACCAGCAGACCCTGGACAAGTACACCACCGCCGACGTCACACCCCTGGACCAGATCGACAAGAGCAAGCTTGGCCTGAACACCGAGGGCAAGCTTGAGGTCGGCACGCTGTCCGACGCCCCGCCCAACATCTTCATTGACCCCTCAGGCAAATTCACGGGCTATGACAACGAGCTCCTGCGCGCCATCGCCGCCAAGCTTGGCCTTGAGGTTGAATTCGTGGCCACAGACTTCTCCGCCCTGCTGTCCCAGGTCCAGAACAAGCAGTTCGACGTCGGTTCCTCCTCCATCTCCACAACGGACAAGCGCCGCGAGAACGTCGGCTTCACCAACGGTTACGACTTCGGCTTCATGGCAGTCGTGGCCAAGACCGACAGTGACGTCAAGGGCTTTGACAGCCTCGATGACAGCCTCCGCATCGGCGTGGTCCAGGGCACCGTCCAGGACGACTTCGTCACCAACACCCTGAAGCTGGAACCGATCCGCTTCCCTGACTACAACACCGTGTACGCCAACGTACGCAACGGCCAGGTTGATGCCTGGGTTGCTCCGTCGCAGCAGGCAACCGGCCAGGTCAAGGAAGGCGACGGCACCGTCATCGCTGAGTCCGTGGTCAACACCCAGAACTTCACGGCGTACGCGGTCAACAAGGACAACAAGGCCCTGATCGACGCACTCAATTCAGGCCTGGACGCCGTTATTGCTGACGGCACGTGGTCCAAGCTGACCAAGGAGTGGTACCCGGACCGCGAAATGCCGAGCGACTGGAAGCCGGGCAGCAAGGCTGTCACGGTTCCCCAGAGCTGA